The Streptomyces sp. NBC_01275 genome has a segment encoding these proteins:
- the tyrS gene encoding tyrosine--tRNA ligase, with protein sequence MTAIVDELQWRGLIAHVTDEDALRKALADGPLTFYCGFDPTAASLHVGHLVQVLTLRRLQQAGHRPLALVGGATGHIGDPRPTAERTLNAPATIAEWVTRLRAQIEPYLSFEGDNAAIMVNNLDWTGDLTVIEFLRDIGKHFRVNKMLTKESVAQRLASDQGISFTEFSYQLLQATDFLELYRRYGCTLQTGGSDQWGNLTAGLDLIHRREPHAEVHALATPLMTKADGTKFGKTETGTLWLDPEMTTPYAFYQFWLNTDDQDISRYLRILSFKSRAELEELEKVTEERPQARTAQRVLAEELTTLVHGADQCAAVIAASKALFGQGELGELDEATLAAAVSELPNVKVGEFGLVTDLFAEVGLVASKSAARRTVKEGGAYVNNVKVTAEDAVVTADELLHGRWLVLRRGKKNLAAIEVTGT encoded by the coding sequence GTGACGGCCATCGTCGACGAGCTTCAGTGGCGCGGGCTGATCGCCCACGTCACTGACGAGGACGCATTGCGCAAGGCTCTTGCGGACGGCCCTCTCACGTTCTATTGCGGCTTCGACCCCACCGCGGCCAGCCTCCACGTCGGTCACCTGGTGCAGGTGCTCACCCTTCGTCGGCTCCAGCAGGCCGGGCACCGGCCGCTGGCGCTCGTGGGCGGCGCGACCGGCCACATCGGCGACCCTCGGCCGACCGCCGAGCGCACCCTGAACGCCCCGGCGACGATCGCCGAGTGGGTGACCCGGCTGCGGGCACAGATCGAGCCGTACCTCTCCTTCGAGGGCGACAACGCGGCGATCATGGTCAACAACCTGGACTGGACCGGGGACCTGACCGTGATCGAGTTCCTGCGGGACATCGGCAAGCACTTCCGGGTGAACAAGATGCTCACCAAGGAGTCAGTCGCCCAGCGCCTGGCGTCCGATCAGGGCATCAGCTTCACGGAGTTCAGCTACCAGCTGCTTCAGGCCACGGACTTCCTGGAGCTCTACCGGCGGTACGGCTGCACCCTCCAGACGGGCGGCAGCGACCAGTGGGGCAACCTCACGGCCGGTCTGGATCTGATCCATCGTCGGGAGCCGCACGCCGAGGTGCACGCGCTCGCCACGCCGCTGATGACGAAGGCGGACGGCACCAAGTTCGGCAAGACGGAGACGGGCACGCTCTGGCTCGACCCGGAGATGACCACGCCGTACGCCTTCTACCAGTTCTGGCTGAACACCGACGACCAGGACATCTCGCGCTACCTGCGCATCCTCTCCTTCAAGTCCCGCGCGGAGCTGGAGGAGTTGGAGAAGGTGACCGAGGAGAGGCCGCAGGCACGTACCGCGCAGCGCGTGCTCGCCGAGGAGCTGACCACGCTGGTGCACGGCGCCGACCAGTGCGCCGCCGTGATCGCCGCGTCGAAGGCTCTGTTCGGGCAGGGTGAGCTCGGCGAGCTCGACGAGGCGACGCTGGCCGCCGCGGTCTCCGAGCTGCCGAACGTCAAGGTGGGCGAGTTCGGCCTGGTCACCGATCTGTTCGCGGAGGTCGGCCTGGTGGCGAGCAAGTCGGCCGCCCGTCGCACCGTGAAGGAGGGCGGCGCCTACGTGAACAACGTGAAGGTGACCGCCGAGGATGCGGTGGTCACGGCCGACGAACTGCTGCACGGGCGCTGGCTGGTACTGCGCCGGGGCAAGAAGAATCTGGCGGCGATCGAGGTCACCGGAACCTGA